The following are from one region of the Candidatus Zixiibacteriota bacterium genome:
- a CDS encoding trypsin-like peptidase domain-containing protein has protein sequence MTSVRILLLSVLIAVSLVGTADANLQEQILSARDRVLPALVHIQPVIKNYSTGQLEKQAVIGSGVIFHTDGYVVTNYHVAGKAERIICTLGDKEQVSASFVGGDPLTDLAVIKLDLENYDGTLGVAEFGNSDSIEVGQFVLAMGSPLSLSRSVSFGVISTRDRYFSADVRLPTGERTGRYNLWIQTDAAINPGNSGGPLVDLSGRVIGINSRATMFANNLGFAIPINVVREVTTSILDHGEVVRSWIGIHCQALQKMEEFFNTHRDAGVLVSSIDPGSPAEVSFLGAGDVILEIDNEPVSARFLEELPAFYNRIAQFKPGSELSLKVLRGDETYSFKITTKRLGDLQGEDFEAEGWGFTVKGITRQMQIDNNLDDSLGVLVTGVKPGGAAMTGSLRREDVVTDVNGTMVAGLTDFVTVYQSLEELTEGKILLTVRRNGSIRYAIIKINPSMKEQIDE, from the coding sequence ATGACTTCTGTACGCATATTACTCCTGTCAGTATTGATTGCAGTCAGCCTGGTTGGCACTGCCGACGCTAATCTTCAGGAACAGATCCTCAGTGCCAGAGATCGTGTCCTGCCCGCGCTGGTTCATATTCAGCCGGTGATCAAGAACTATAGCACCGGCCAATTGGAAAAGCAGGCGGTGATCGGGTCGGGTGTAATTTTTCACACGGACGGATACGTGGTTACCAACTATCACGTGGCTGGTAAAGCCGAGCGGATAATCTGCACCCTGGGAGATAAGGAGCAGGTGTCGGCGTCTTTTGTAGGCGGGGACCCACTGACGGATCTAGCTGTCATAAAACTGGACCTCGAAAACTATGATGGGACACTCGGAGTTGCCGAGTTCGGTAACTCCGATTCGATTGAAGTTGGGCAATTTGTGTTGGCTATGGGTTCTCCGTTGTCACTCTCTCGCTCGGTTTCATTCGGCGTGATTTCAACTCGCGATCGCTATTTCAGTGCCGATGTCCGGCTTCCTACCGGTGAGCGAACGGGAAGATACAATTTGTGGATTCAGACCGATGCCGCTATCAACCCCGGCAACTCCGGGGGACCGTTGGTAGATCTTTCCGGCCGTGTCATCGGTATCAATTCTCGTGCAACTATGTTCGCCAACAATCTCGGATTTGCCATTCCTATCAATGTCGTCCGTGAGGTCACGACCTCGATATTAGATCATGGTGAAGTAGTACGAAGCTGGATCGGCATTCATTGCCAGGCGTTGCAGAAAATGGAGGAGTTCTTCAATACGCACCGCGACGCCGGTGTTCTGGTGTCCTCAATCGATCCCGGATCGCCGGCGGAGGTCAGTTTTCTCGGGGCTGGTGATGTCATTCTGGAAATTGACAACGAGCCGGTATCGGCGCGGTTTCTCGAAGAACTTCCGGCTTTCTATAATAGAATTGCCCAGTTTAAACCAGGCTCCGAGCTCTCCCTGAAGGTATTGCGAGGAGATGAAACGTACAGTTTCAAGATCACTACCAAGCGGTTGGGTGATCTTCAGGGTGAGGATTTCGAGGCTGAGGGATGGGGTTTTACCGTGAAGGGTATTACCCGGCAGATGCAGATTGACAATAACCTTGACGACTCGCTGGGCGTGCTTGTGACAGGCGTCAAGCCAGGCGGGGCAGCAATGACCGGAAGTTTGAGACGAGAGGATGTAGTGACTGATGTCAATGGGACAATGGTTGCGGGCCTGACCGATTTTGTCACTGTTTATCAGTCGCTCGAAGAACTTACTGAGGGAAAGATACTGCTGACGGTCCGCCGTAATGGTAGCATTCGCTACGCCATAATAAAGATCAACCCGTCAATGAAGGAACAGATCGATGAGTAA
- a CDS encoding PDZ domain-containing protein, whose amino-acid sequence MSKRMTPAMPLLLVFVLALVMVPVTQAQNFDFEFLEQKVRSFAVIIDIKLEVSFGIHSAEQSERYLGTIVTQDGMVIFDGSSLTNNAGLPAFSGFTVKTDPTYIEVSTLDGKTYEAEYLGVERFTGIGFLQVDTKGDKFTPVEFKIDRDFKPGDWLGLYMLLPEFITPPLAADVGMISTLVESPERFPLTVGFNSLQITSVLFNADSEPVGVLGALMDPSMANTDASGLLESFGQFGIPLLGVITAERLEKMIADPPIQGEIDRGWLGISLQALTKDIGEYWGLDLPGGIIVNEIISGSPADKSSLEVGDIISEVNGQQVDVDKEEKLPVFQRLMSELGPGVAVEMTVIRRNETGADTLKLLVTLEAAPMVAADADEYECESLEFKVRSMVFADYMTNNLEVETFTGVVVSGLKRGGPANVGGLRIGDIIQRIGDTDIESIEDAEQVMTGVETEQPGEVIFFIWRQSQTLFVNVKTNW is encoded by the coding sequence ATGAGTAAGCGTATGACCCCGGCTATGCCACTCCTGCTGGTGTTCGTGTTGGCGCTGGTTATGGTACCCGTTACGCAGGCCCAGAATTTTGATTTTGAGTTTCTCGAACAGAAGGTCCGATCATTTGCTGTTATCATCGACATTAAGCTAGAAGTGTCGTTCGGGATTCATTCTGCCGAGCAGTCCGAACGCTACCTGGGAACGATTGTTACACAGGACGGTATGGTTATTTTCGATGGTTCATCACTGACCAACAATGCCGGTCTGCCTGCGTTCTCAGGATTTACTGTCAAGACCGACCCAACGTATATAGAGGTATCCACCCTGGACGGAAAAACCTACGAGGCGGAGTATCTCGGTGTGGAACGCTTCACCGGGATCGGGTTTCTACAGGTTGATACAAAGGGTGACAAGTTTACACCGGTTGAGTTCAAGATCGACCGCGATTTCAAGCCCGGTGACTGGTTGGGGCTATATATGCTTCTGCCCGAGTTCATCACCCCACCCCTGGCGGCAGATGTCGGTATGATTTCGACCCTGGTCGAATCCCCGGAACGCTTCCCACTGACTGTTGGTTTCAACTCGTTGCAGATAACTTCTGTTCTGTTCAATGCCGACTCCGAACCTGTGGGCGTGTTGGGAGCGTTGATGGATCCCTCAATGGCCAACACCGATGCGAGTGGCTTGCTGGAGTCATTCGGGCAATTTGGCATCCCGCTGTTGGGGGTCATAACCGCCGAACGGTTGGAGAAGATGATCGCCGATCCGCCCATTCAGGGTGAAATTGATCGTGGCTGGCTTGGAATCTCACTTCAGGCGCTGACAAAGGATATTGGCGAATACTGGGGATTGGACCTGCCAGGCGGTATTATTGTCAATGAGATCATTAGCGGCTCTCCTGCCGACAAATCCAGCCTGGAAGTTGGAGACATCATCAGTGAGGTCAACGGTCAACAGGTCGATGTGGACAAAGAGGAAAAACTGCCGGTATTCCAACGCCTGATGTCCGAACTTGGTCCCGGCGTTGCTGTCGAAATGACGGTGATCCGTCGCAATGAGACCGGGGCAGACACGTTAAAACTACTAGTTACCCTTGAGGCTGCACCGATGGTGGCGGCCGACGCTGACGAGTACGAGTGCGAAAGTCTGGAGTTCAAAGTTCGTAGTATGGTCTTTGCCGACTACATGACCAACAACCTTGAGGTTGAAACATTTACGGGAGTGGTTGTTTCGGGACTCAAAAGAGGTGGCCCAGCCAATGTGGGTGGTCTGAGGATCGGCGATATTATCCAGCGTATTGGCGACACAGATATTGAATCCATCGAAGATGCTGAACAGGTTATGACCGGTGTCGAAACCGAACAACCCGGCGAAGTGATCTTCTTCATCTGGCGTCAGAGCCAGACTCTGTTTGTCAACGTCAAGACGAACTGGTAG
- a CDS encoding carboxymuconolactone decarboxylase family protein has product MSDRVKEFREERERLNEVLLSRSNLNIKRFFSLDTAVYRDGALDARTKELLGLVASLVLRCDDCVTYHTIRSREAGITDEEFDEVMSVGLIAGGSITIPHIRRAVKLWKEMED; this is encoded by the coding sequence ATGTCCGACAGAGTAAAAGAGTTTAGAGAGGAACGAGAGCGGCTTAATGAAGTCCTTCTCTCGCGCAGCAATCTTAATATCAAGCGGTTCTTTTCGCTCGACACCGCCGTTTATCGAGATGGCGCCCTGGATGCCAGGACTAAGGAACTGCTCGGATTGGTGGCGTCGCTGGTTTTGAGATGCGATGATTGTGTGACCTACCATACTATTCGATCTCGTGAGGCGGGCATCACCGATGAAGAGTTCGATGAAGTGATGTCCGTTGGTTTGATAGCTGGAGGATCAATTACGATTCCTCACATCCGTCGGGCCGTTAAATTGTGGAAGGAGATGGAAGACTGA
- the nth gene encoding endonuclease III: MPREKLADKIARTRKIIRLLSMHYPDADCTLNFKTAHQLMVATILSAQCTDKRVNRVTPGLFRKYRSVTDFAEVELIDLAVDIRSTGFFNSKARFIKTSAQQLLARHGGKMPETLPELIKLTGIGRKTASVILGAAYGLAEGIVVDTHVGRISRRLKLTVRKDPVGVECDLMKIIPEKDWIVFSHLLIYHGREICLARSPACESCFLGGLCPSSTT; the protein is encoded by the coding sequence ATGCCACGAGAGAAACTCGCTGATAAGATTGCTCGTACCCGCAAGATCATCCGGCTTTTGAGTATGCACTATCCGGATGCCGATTGTACTCTCAATTTTAAAACAGCTCACCAACTCATGGTGGCCACAATCCTATCCGCCCAATGTACCGATAAGCGCGTGAACCGGGTGACGCCCGGTCTGTTTCGGAAATATCGTTCGGTGACTGATTTCGCCGAAGTTGAGTTGATCGATCTGGCCGTCGATATTCGGTCAACAGGCTTTTTCAACAGCAAAGCGCGATTCATCAAGACCTCGGCTCAGCAGTTACTCGCCCGGCATGGCGGTAAAATGCCAGAGACGTTACCAGAACTGATAAAACTGACCGGAATCGGTCGAAAAACGGCCTCTGTTATTCTTGGGGCTGCATATGGCCTGGCGGAGGGAATTGTTGTAGATACGCATGTAGGCCGTATCAGCCGTAGATTGAAGTTAACAGTTCGAAAAGACCCTGTTGGGGTAGAATGCGATTTGATGAAGATCATTCCCGAGAAAGACTGGATCGTTTTTTCGCACCTGTTGATCTACCACGGCCGGGAGATATGTTTGGCTCGGAGCCCGGCCTGTGAAAGTTGTTTCCTGGGAGGGCTTTGTCCCTCTTCCACTACATGA
- the prmC gene encoding peptide chain release factor N(5)-glutamine methyltransferase, which translates to MNLRLPLLIAKLSDRLVKAGIDQGLAEVEIILCYLLNVDRLKLYLDGEKLLTEELLARLEEIVARRMTRYPLQFILGEAWFYGRRFVVSPAVMVPTPETEMLCQAAMGFVRSRKYEQPKILDMGVGSGVVSVTLANELENCSIVAADISNEALEIAQQNTKELGGTDRIKFLQSDFFSSIDSTERFDLILSNPPYISEEEYRDLPPEVLADPKVSLVADDDGLSAIAHIIEAAPAYLARGGRIMMEIGYNQADRVSRLTETDDRFQSIAILKDLNDIDRVVILSCDE; encoded by the coding sequence GTGAACCTGAGACTACCGCTCCTTATTGCAAAACTAAGTGATCGCCTGGTAAAAGCCGGCATTGATCAGGGTTTGGCTGAAGTAGAAATAATTCTCTGCTACTTGCTGAATGTCGATCGGCTCAAGTTATACCTCGACGGAGAAAAACTGCTAACTGAAGAACTTCTCGCTCGGCTCGAGGAGATCGTCGCCCGCCGGATGACTCGTTATCCTCTTCAATTCATCCTCGGTGAGGCCTGGTTTTATGGCCGTCGATTCGTTGTGTCGCCAGCAGTGATGGTGCCTACCCCTGAGACAGAGATGTTGTGTCAGGCGGCTATGGGTTTTGTCCGCAGCCGCAAATACGAACAACCGAAGATTCTTGATATGGGAGTTGGCTCTGGGGTGGTTTCTGTGACGCTGGCCAACGAACTGGAAAATTGCTCAATCGTGGCGGCTGATATCTCAAACGAAGCTCTGGAAATAGCCCAGCAAAACACAAAAGAGCTGGGCGGAACCGACCGGATAAAGTTTCTCCAGTCCGACTTCTTCTCCAGCATTGATTCCACTGAACGATTCGACCTGATTCTTTCGAATCCACCTTATATATCGGAGGAAGAGTACCGCGATCTCCCGCCCGAAGTACTGGCCGATCCTAAGGTATCTTTGGTCGCCGACGATGACGGCCTCAGTGCGATCGCACATATCATTGAAGCCGCTCCGGCCTATCTTGCTCGTGGGGGACGGATAATGATGGAAATCGGCTACAATCAGGCCGACCGCGTAAGCCGCCTGACCGAAACTGATGATCGCTTTCAATCGATTGCAATCCTGAAAGACCTCAATGATATCGACCGAGTAGTGATTCTTTCCTGTGACGAATGA
- the prfA gene encoding peptide chain release factor 1 yields MLELVDKLEEKLDAIDKQMVAPENLTDQKKMIEFNRERRRIENILESGRRYRTVKTGLTDAQEIIAANEDEELVALAREELELYQAQIEDVEKDFRLRLLPRDPNDDKAAIVEIRAGTGGDEAGIFSGDVFRMYQRFADNQRWKLELLGSHPASSGGFKEITFSLTGDEAYGKMKYESGVHRVQRVPSTETQGRIHTSAISVAVLPEAEEVDIEIKENEIKVDVYRSSGPGGQSVNTTDSAVRITHLPTGLVVTCQDEKSQLKNKTKAMKVLRTRLYDIKMAEHDAKIAAERRSMVLTGDRSAKIRTYNFPQGRVTDHRIRLTLYKLDQIMQGAIDELIDALRHHDQENRMKLQQQDGVTP; encoded by the coding sequence ATGTTAGAATTGGTCGACAAATTAGAAGAGAAACTGGACGCTATCGATAAGCAGATGGTGGCTCCTGAGAACTTGACGGATCAGAAGAAAATGATCGAGTTCAATAGGGAGAGGCGTCGAATTGAGAATATCCTCGAGTCTGGCCGCCGGTATCGAACCGTCAAAACTGGTCTGACTGATGCCCAGGAAATCATCGCGGCTAACGAAGATGAAGAACTGGTTGCCCTGGCTCGGGAGGAACTGGAGCTGTACCAAGCTCAGATTGAAGACGTTGAAAAAGATTTCCGTCTCAGATTACTTCCTCGCGACCCCAACGACGACAAAGCCGCAATTGTTGAGATCAGGGCCGGCACGGGTGGCGATGAAGCTGGGATTTTCTCTGGTGATGTCTTTCGGATGTATCAACGATTCGCCGACAATCAGAGGTGGAAGCTGGAATTGCTCGGGTCACACCCCGCATCTTCCGGTGGTTTCAAAGAAATCACCTTCTCCTTGACGGGCGATGAAGCTTATGGCAAGATGAAATACGAATCCGGGGTTCATCGGGTACAGCGAGTTCCATCGACAGAGACCCAGGGGCGAATTCACACTTCCGCCATATCAGTGGCCGTTCTGCCGGAAGCCGAGGAAGTAGACATTGAGATCAAAGAAAACGAGATCAAGGTTGATGTCTATCGTTCTTCAGGACCGGGGGGACAGTCGGTCAATACCACCGACTCGGCCGTGCGTATCACGCACCTGCCGACCGGGTTGGTAGTGACGTGTCAGGATGAAAAATCGCAGCTAAAGAACAAGACAAAAGCAATGAAAGTGCTGAGAACTCGCCTTTATGATATCAAGATGGCCGAGCATGATGCGAAAATTGCAGCTGAGCGACGTTCAATGGTTTTGACTGGTGACCGCTCCGCCAAGATTCGTACCTATAATTTCCCGCAGGGACGAGTCACCGATCATCGTATCCGCCTGACTCTATACAAACTGGATCAAATCATGCAAGGAGCAATAGACGAACTGATTGATGCTCTGCGTCATCACGATCAGGAGAATCGTATGAAACTGCAACAACAGGACGGAGTTACGCCGTGA
- a CDS encoding DUF1385 domain-containing protein has product MPDLNIGGQAVIEGVMMRSKDRIATAVRKPDGEILIKTDPYRAISKRHKILGLPIVRGAVSFVEMMIIGIKTLNFSADVAMKELEKAEAEAKGKEQDDKPPRSNNLMLGLTAVFAVGAGVFIFFFIPLAISQFMGVDREAVGFNLVAGGIRLTMFLIYVWVLSLFGEFRRIFEYHGAEHKSIYCYEMGDELIPERAKSHTRFHPRCGTSFILIVALFAIATYAISDTLYAIWMGHAPSLLARFGIHFSLLPLVAGGSYELLKLSGKTRDNKVTKILIRPGLWLQKITTKEPSTEQLEIGIAALKAALGMEQDNVTTYSDDTTLVHSDPHQ; this is encoded by the coding sequence ATGCCGGACCTGAACATCGGTGGACAAGCTGTAATCGAGGGGGTTATGATGCGGTCGAAGGACCGGATCGCTACCGCCGTGCGCAAACCCGACGGCGAGATTCTGATCAAAACCGACCCCTATCGTGCCATTTCCAAGCGCCATAAGATTCTGGGACTGCCTATTGTTCGCGGGGCGGTGTCGTTTGTGGAGATGATGATAATAGGCATCAAGACACTCAATTTCTCGGCCGATGTCGCCATGAAGGAACTGGAGAAAGCCGAAGCTGAGGCCAAAGGTAAAGAGCAGGACGACAAACCTCCTCGATCGAATAATCTTATGCTCGGTCTGACGGCCGTTTTTGCGGTCGGAGCCGGGGTTTTCATTTTCTTCTTTATTCCGCTGGCTATCTCACAGTTTATGGGAGTTGATCGCGAAGCAGTTGGTTTCAATCTGGTGGCTGGCGGAATACGATTGACTATGTTTTTGATATACGTTTGGGTGCTTTCTCTTTTTGGTGAGTTCCGACGTATCTTTGAATATCATGGGGCTGAACACAAGTCCATCTACTGCTACGAAATGGGAGACGAACTGATCCCAGAGCGGGCTAAAAGTCATACACGGTTTCATCCGCGTTGTGGAACTTCGTTTATTCTCATCGTGGCCCTGTTTGCCATTGCCACTTACGCCATTTCCGACACGCTCTACGCAATATGGATGGGGCACGCACCATCCCTTCTAGCGCGCTTTGGCATCCATTTTTCGTTGCTGCCGCTGGTAGCTGGTGGATCATACGAGTTGCTGAAACTGTCCGGCAAAACACGCGATAACAAGGTTACTAAGATTCTGATACGCCCAGGACTCTGGCTACAGAAGATTACGACCAAGGAACCATCGACGGAGCAACTCGAAATTGGTATTGCGGCTCTTAAGGCAGCGCTTGGAATGGAGCAGGACAATGTCACCACTTATTCCGACGATACTACTCTGGTTCATAGTGACCCCCATCAATAG
- the rpmE gene encoding 50S ribosomal protein L31, with amino-acid sequence MKAKIHPKVFDVEVTCACGASYPTRSTRKKINVEICASCHPFFTGKQKLVDTAGRVERFRRKYAKFQKKDN; translated from the coding sequence GTGAAAGCCAAAATTCACCCAAAAGTTTTCGATGTCGAGGTGACCTGCGCTTGTGGCGCCAGTTACCCTACCCGATCAACTCGGAAAAAGATCAATGTGGAGATATGTGCTTCCTGCCATCCGTTTTTCACCGGTAAACAGAAACTGGTGGACACGGCTGGTCGTGTTGAGCGTTTCCGCAGGAAATACGCGAAGTTCCAAAAGAAAGACAATTAG
- the hemC gene encoding hydroxymethylbilane synthase → MRTLKLGTRGSKLALTQSRFVRDQLEDKTGLAVEIEVIKTTGDRITDRSFDQMEGEGFFTKEIEEALLTRRIDLAVHSLKDLRTTMPDGLTVGAVGFREDRREFLIMRPGLRQESGVLPLPAGAVIGTSSARRQSQIAFYNPDLRIKDLRGNVPTRVEKVRQGDYDAIIVAAAGVTRLNLDLSDLEAVWLAPQLFLPAPGQGILAIQNRSSDAEIEEVIATLDSESARIEVALERGLLALFDAGCSLPLGVYSEVESDRFHLAAVLGKRDGSSWKGLDKAEADGKSVDEVVNAVYADLTSNDYKANQD, encoded by the coding sequence GTGCGAACTCTGAAACTCGGCACACGCGGCTCAAAACTGGCCCTGACCCAGTCCCGTTTCGTTCGAGATCAACTCGAAGACAAAACCGGCCTTGCGGTCGAGATCGAGGTCATCAAGACAACTGGTGACCGGATCACGGATCGATCGTTCGATCAAATGGAAGGTGAGGGCTTCTTTACTAAAGAGATTGAAGAGGCTCTGCTGACGAGACGCATTGATCTGGCCGTGCATTCCCTCAAAGACCTCAGAACCACGATGCCGGATGGACTAACAGTGGGGGCGGTTGGCTTTCGGGAAGACCGGCGGGAATTTCTTATCATGCGACCCGGTTTGCGCCAGGAATCGGGTGTCTTGCCTTTGCCTGCGGGAGCCGTGATAGGGACCAGTTCAGCTCGGCGACAGAGTCAGATCGCGTTTTATAACCCGGACCTCAGAATCAAAGACCTCAGGGGCAATGTGCCCACGCGCGTTGAGAAGGTGCGTCAAGGTGACTATGATGCTATCATTGTTGCTGCGGCAGGCGTGACACGACTGAATCTCGATTTGTCTGACCTGGAAGCAGTATGGCTCGCCCCACAATTGTTCTTGCCCGCACCGGGTCAGGGTATTCTGGCCATACAAAACCGGTCGTCTGATGCGGAGATCGAGGAGGTGATTGCTACGCTGGACTCCGAATCCGCACGTATCGAAGTGGCGTTGGAGCGTGGTCTGTTGGCGCTATTTGATGCCGGCTGTTCGTTGCCATTGGGAGTTTATTCCGAAGTTGAATCAGATCGATTCCATCTGGCGGCCGTTCTGGGTAAGCGAGACGGGTCGTCGTGGAAAGGTCTGGACAAAGCAGAGGCGGATGGTAAAAGTGTTGATGAAGTCGTTAATGCGGTCTATGCCGACCTTACCAGCAATGACTACAAAGCGAACCAGGACTGA
- the hemL gene encoding glutamate-1-semialdehyde 2,1-aminomutase, protein MSDRTEKSASLIEKAQQVIPGGVNSPVRAFKSVGGVPRFIERAHGPYFIDVDDNRYLDFCCSWGPLILGHADADVVKAVMNQAERGMTYGAPTEVEYKLAQFIVDHVEHVEKIRFVSSGTEAVMSAVRLARGFTRRDLILKFEGCYHGHSDYLLVQAGSGLATFGEPSSAGVPEAFTSLTAILPLDNQEKLEEFFAVNGDRLAAAIIEGVPANNGLLIQRPSFMRKLRSLCEKHGALLILDEVITGFRLEMGGAAALYEITPDLTTFGKIIGGGMPVGAFGGRADIMNMLSPEGPVYQAGTLSGNPVAMAAGLATLEKLADGQLYMDLELRTNKLVSYLRSSLLDKQVHVASIGSIFWLVFQDELPHAAHKVDTTGIERFNAIHGPLLETGVYLPPSGYEVSFVSTVHTDEMLTEAADKILMVIAEHGASGRV, encoded by the coding sequence ATGTCTGATCGTACCGAGAAATCGGCTTCGTTGATAGAGAAGGCACAACAAGTTATTCCGGGTGGGGTCAATTCACCAGTCCGGGCTTTCAAATCCGTGGGCGGTGTCCCGCGTTTTATCGAGCGGGCACATGGACCATATTTCATAGATGTCGACGACAACCGGTATCTCGATTTCTGTTGTTCGTGGGGACCGTTGATCCTTGGTCATGCCGACGCCGATGTGGTCAAAGCGGTTATGAATCAGGCCGAACGTGGTATGACTTATGGCGCCCCGACCGAGGTCGAGTACAAGTTGGCTCAATTCATAGTGGATCATGTTGAGCATGTGGAGAAGATACGGTTCGTGTCCTCCGGCACCGAGGCGGTGATGTCAGCTGTTCGTCTGGCTCGCGGCTTCACGAGAAGAGACTTGATCCTCAAATTCGAGGGATGCTATCACGGCCACAGCGATTACCTGTTGGTTCAAGCCGGATCGGGCCTAGCTACTTTCGGGGAGCCTTCATCGGCGGGAGTGCCTGAGGCGTTTACCTCCCTAACCGCTATCCTGCCGTTGGACAATCAAGAGAAACTCGAAGAGTTCTTTGCGGTCAACGGCGATAGGTTAGCGGCAGCTATCATCGAAGGCGTCCCGGCCAATAATGGCCTGCTTATACAGCGACCGAGCTTTATGCGGAAGTTGCGGTCGCTTTGCGAAAAGCATGGAGCGTTATTAATCCTCGATGAAGTTATCACCGGTTTCCGGTTGGAAATGGGGGGCGCGGCAGCACTCTACGAAATAACTCCCGACTTGACAACGTTTGGCAAGATCATCGGCGGAGGCATGCCGGTGGGCGCTTTCGGCGGACGGGCTGACATAATGAACATGCTGTCACCTGAGGGGCCGGTTTACCAGGCAGGAACGCTTTCGGGCAATCCGGTCGCGATGGCCGCCGGTCTGGCCACTCTTGAGAAACTGGCCGACGGACAGCTCTATATGGACCTCGAACTGAGGACAAACAAGCTGGTTTCTTATCTACGGTCGTCTTTGCTCGACAAACAAGTTCACGTCGCTTCAATCGGTTCGATATTCTGGCTGGTTTTCCAGGATGAACTCCCCCATGCGGCGCACAAAGTAGATACGACCGGTATCGAGCGATTCAACGCCATTCATGGCCCATTACTAGAAACCGGTGTCTATTTACCCCCATCGGGATACGAAGTGTCCTTTGTCTCGACGGTTCATACCGATGAGATGCTGACCGAAGCGGCAGACAAGATATTGATGGTCATTGCGGAGCACGGAGCGTCGGGTCGGGTGTGA
- a CDS encoding ribokinase — protein sequence MITAIGNPVYDYIKTKKVNPDGRVLSGCSTNAVLALSKMDEPTRLVGAVGDDYKEQFIADLAVHGIEHKIVPSPETGGFSLIYYDDFGNRTLDLLGRAADIGEINSTWYTDSKAVLIGPILGEVSFDNIRTIRKTFDGLFFCDPQGLIRGADKDGRIYHEKVDGINEALGQFDIVKPNELEGQILTGLDCRDNPYEAAKIIHAWGPKIVIVTLAELGSIIYDGKQFYDIPPYSIDLLDSTGAGDTYMAGFTFEYLKTGGDIHRAGCYASCTSSVMIENTGPDFSMTEAMIRKRQEKLLAIKDYKVVVKCNGNG from the coding sequence GTGATAACAGCTATCGGTAATCCCGTTTACGATTATATCAAGACCAAAAAAGTCAACCCGGATGGTCGTGTGCTTTCCGGATGCTCCACCAACGCTGTGTTAGCCCTCTCCAAGATGGACGAGCCAACTCGTCTGGTGGGAGCCGTTGGCGACGACTACAAAGAGCAGTTCATAGCCGATCTGGCCGTGCATGGCATCGAGCATAAAATCGTCCCCTCACCTGAGACGGGCGGGTTCTCACTGATCTACTACGACGACTTTGGCAACCGTACGCTCGATCTGCTGGGTCGGGCAGCCGATATTGGCGAGATCAATTCTACCTGGTATACGGATTCCAAAGCGGTATTGATTGGCCCGATTCTTGGTGAAGTTTCGTTTGACAATATCCGTACCATTCGTAAGACATTCGATGGACTGTTTTTCTGTGACCCACAGGGATTGATTCGCGGCGCGGATAAAGACGGTCGGATCTATCACGAAAAAGTTGATGGTATCAATGAAGCTCTTGGGCAGTTTGACATCGTTAAACCGAATGAACTTGAAGGCCAGATTCTCACCGGGCTTGATTGCCGCGACAACCCCTACGAAGCGGCGAAGATAATCCACGCCTGGGGACCGAAAATCGTCATCGTTACTCTGGCGGAATTAGGCTCGATCATTTACGACGGCAAGCAATTTTATGACATCCCCCCGTATAGTATTGATCTGCTCGATTCCACCGGTGCGGGCGATACATACATGGCTGGGTTCACGTTTGAATATCTCAAAACCGGCGGTGACATCCATCGGGCAGGATGCTATGCCTCGTGTACTTCATCGGTGATGATAGAAAACACCGGCCCTGATTTTTCCATGACGGAAGCGATGATCCGCAAGCGGCAGGAAAAATTGCTGGCGATAAAGGATTATAAAGTCGTTGTGAAATGCAACGGCAATGGTTGA